The Petropleomorpha daqingensis genome includes a window with the following:
- a CDS encoding FmdB family zinc ribbon protein yields MTAVPLYDYRCCAGHRFEAMAPLAASDSAVCPCGGAAVKVPSRVALGGVADAGRPMELMPQTWRGTYEGNREYLGELRREWGARQRLEEKHPELAGDQRPILAHEGRFHGAPLRAGDPVPGHGHGTHTHGGHTHTHP; encoded by the coding sequence GTGACGGCGGTGCCGCTCTACGACTACCGCTGCTGCGCCGGTCACCGCTTCGAGGCGATGGCGCCGCTGGCCGCGTCGGATTCCGCGGTGTGCCCGTGCGGGGGTGCTGCCGTCAAGGTGCCGTCGCGGGTCGCGCTCGGCGGGGTCGCCGACGCCGGCCGGCCGATGGAGCTGATGCCGCAGACCTGGCGCGGCACCTACGAGGGCAACCGCGAGTACCTCGGCGAGCTGCGCCGGGAGTGGGGCGCCCGGCAGAGGCTCGAGGAGAAGCACCCCGAGCTGGCCGGCGACCAGCGGCCGATCCTCGCCCACGAGGGCCGCTTCCACGGCGCACCGCTGCGCGCCGGCGACCCGGTGCCGGGTCACGGTCACGGCACCCACACCCACGGGGGCCACACCCACACCCACCCGTAG
- a CDS encoding hydroxyacid-oxoacid transhydrogenase: MSDSDGRTEETIFTWGATPLKFGPGSVDEIGFDISQYGVERVLIITDANVHGAGLPQRIADSLTKYGIRSEIFDGVHVEPTDESMDKAAGYAKAQGPWDGFVAVGGGSAIDTAKAVNLLTTDGGELMDYINKPIGQARAPKGQLKPLIAVPTTAGTGSESTAMCVLDVLSMKVKTGISHWRLRPTLAVIDPLLSLSLPPEVTASAGMDIVCHALESYTARWYTTFDKKKAEERVTYCGSNPVSDLWCEKAMSLLARSFRTAVHEGDDLQARSDMMAAATFAGMGFGNSGVHIPHANAYPIAGMVKDFRPSGYPQDEPMVPHGMSVSLTAPEAFRFSFESAPERHLTAASLMAPDRDKLNDPKEQLPTVLTELMRDIGIPNGIGAVGYTESDIPDLVPGTMKQQRLLATCPRPVSEDDIADIFGKSIENW; encoded by the coding sequence ATGAGCGACAGCGACGGGCGCACCGAGGAGACGATCTTCACCTGGGGGGCCACCCCGCTGAAGTTCGGACCGGGATCGGTCGACGAGATCGGCTTCGACATCTCCCAGTACGGCGTCGAGCGGGTGCTGATCATCACCGACGCCAACGTGCACGGCGCCGGGCTGCCGCAGCGGATCGCCGACTCGCTGACCAAGTACGGCATCCGGTCGGAGATCTTCGACGGCGTCCACGTCGAGCCGACCGACGAGAGCATGGACAAGGCGGCGGGCTACGCCAAGGCGCAGGGGCCGTGGGACGGCTTCGTCGCCGTCGGCGGCGGCTCGGCGATCGACACCGCGAAGGCGGTCAACCTGCTCACCACCGACGGCGGTGAGCTCATGGACTACATCAACAAGCCGATCGGGCAGGCCCGGGCGCCGAAGGGGCAGCTCAAGCCGCTGATCGCCGTCCCGACGACGGCGGGCACCGGCTCGGAGAGCACCGCCATGTGCGTGCTCGACGTGCTCTCGATGAAGGTGAAGACCGGGATCAGCCACTGGCGGCTGCGGCCCACCCTCGCCGTCATCGACCCGCTGCTGTCGCTGTCCCTGCCGCCGGAGGTGACCGCCTCGGCGGGCATGGACATCGTCTGCCACGCGCTGGAGTCCTACACCGCGCGCTGGTACACGACCTTCGACAAGAAGAAGGCCGAGGAGCGGGTCACCTACTGCGGGTCGAACCCGGTCTCGGACCTGTGGTGCGAGAAGGCGATGTCGCTGCTCGCGCGCTCGTTCCGCACGGCCGTGCACGAGGGCGACGACCTGCAGGCGCGCTCCGACATGATGGCGGCGGCGACGTTCGCCGGGATGGGCTTCGGCAACTCGGGAGTGCACATCCCGCACGCCAACGCCTACCCGATCGCCGGCATGGTCAAGGACTTCCGTCCGTCGGGCTACCCGCAGGACGAGCCGATGGTGCCGCACGGCATGTCGGTGTCGCTGACCGCGCCGGAGGCCTTCCGGTTCAGCTTCGAGTCCGCCCCCGAGCGGCACCTGACGGCGGCGTCGCTGATGGCGCCGGACCGGGACAAGCTCAACGACCCGAAGGAGCAGCTGCCCACCGTGCTGACCGAGCTGATGCGCGACATCGGCATCCCGAACGGGATCGGCGCGGTCGGCTACACCGAGAGCGACATCCCCGACCTGGTGCCCGGCACGATGAAGCAGCAGCGGCTCCTGGCCACCTGCCCGCGACCGGTCAGCGAGGACGACATCGCCGACATCTTCGGCAAGTCCATCGAGAACTGGTGA